In a single window of the Oscarella lobularis chromosome 2, ooOscLobu1.1, whole genome shotgun sequence genome:
- the LOC136200216 gene encoding ribosomal RNA-processing protein 7 homolog A-like: MNDFKCLPVKFDEESTHPHFLYIKKHQLRQNEANVPAERTLFVVGVPPYCTDESLKNIFKVNGDVAAVCTRRKPGSLRPASPDESKSEFFATQSPIRGYKVAYVVFREESSVERALRMNPTLERYFSTVECPIVMGIRKWKRQYENRWIDPEAVRTEIEDYMARFDEETAKTRSELESLRGQADDEGWVTVTSLRSNHTERNRGALKREKKKKKEKELMNFYQFQQRETKREQIAQLRKKFEEDKQKIAAMKEARKFRPY; the protein is encoded by the exons ATGAACGATTTTAAGTGCTTGCCAGTGAagttcgacgaagaatcgacACACCCTCACTTTTTGTACATCAAGAAACATCAGCTTCGCCAAAATGAAGCAAACGTGCCGGCGGAAAGGACGCTATTTGTGGTGGGCGTGCCTCCGTATTGCACCGAT GAGTCCTTGAAGAACATATTCAAAGtaaacggcgacgtcgccgccgtgtGTACGCGCAGAAAACCGGGTTCCTTACGCCCTGCGTCCCCGGACGAATCTAAATCGGAATTTTTCGCGACGCAGTCGCCCATACGA GGCTACAAAGTCGCATATGTCGTGTTCAGAGAAGAATCGTCAGTCGAACGGGCGTTGCGGATGAATCCGACGCTCGAACGCTATTTTTCGACCGTCGAGTGCCCAATTGTAATGGGAATACGAA AATGGAAACGACAGTACGAAAATCGATGGATCGACCCGGAAGCGGTTCGAACGGAAATAGAGGATTATATGGCTCGTTTTGACGAGGAAACAGCCAAA ACTCGCAGTGAGCTGGAATCGTTGCGGGGTCAGGCAGATGATGAAGGATGGgtcactgtgacgtcattgcgaTCTAATCATACCGAGAGGAATCGAGGAGCTCTCAaacgagagaagaagaagaaaaaggaaaag GAACTTATGAATTTTTATCAATTTCAACAACGAGAGACAAAGCGAGAAC AGATCGCGCAGCTTAGAAAAAAGTTTGAAGAAGATAAGCAGAAGATCGCAGCCATGAAAGAAGCAAGAAAATTTCGTCCTTACTAA
- the LOC136200215 gene encoding BTB/POZ domain-containing protein 9-like, with product MMSVSALPLDEPQGIQVRHQDLLRERLASLMHDEDTADVVFIVGETKQEYPCHRVILAAQSKVFEAMLFGKMKESRTRRVALPNISPRVFDLMRRYFYTGCVDMTTEDLFPLMSAADQYDLAPLKRECGKKAHEYINVENVATALRESAMMREDWLTDECLKFIDQNASDVVYSDAFLDLNEDDVIAIVQRDTIVLEEIDIFNAVVRWGEAMRAQFRDVNAMATTTTVVVPTLDVVLKRVLPHVRLAQIGPGDLLRVVKPSNVFPLETLFQVMAYHAAPAEVEHTDIMYEPRRKPFIVVNATDHSGGTYGAGVRQFTYTPPKGRGNPIIYVGKCEDNAGSQYTLNDLPAGVYYVWVYCIDLPHNFNCRSYGSWDNHTVTWSAESDGNAFASPTWLRGRPQKLTAGTHTWKFGAKPDGGYFTVGWTQLIFTTNPNFEPEARLYV from the exons ATGATGTCGGTCAGCGCCCTGCCACTCGACGAACCCCAAGGCATCCAAGTGCGTCATCAGGATCTCCTTCGCGAGCGTCTCGCCTCCCTAATGCACGACGAAGACACGGCCGACGTCGTGTTTatcgtcggcgaaacgaaACAGGAGTATCCGTGTCATCGCGTCATTCTCGCCGCTCAGTCGAAG GTGTTCGAAGCCATGCTTTTCGGCAAGATGAAAGAATCGCGAACGCGTCGAGTTGCCTTGCCGAACATATCGCCGCGCGTCTTCGATCTGATGCGACGCTACTTTTATACGGGTTGCGTTGACATGACGACGGAGGATCTCTTTCCTCTCATGTCGGCCGCCGACCAGTACGACTTGGCGCCGCTCAAGCGCGAGTGCGGCAAAAAGGCGCACGAATACAtcaacgtcgaaaacgtcgcgacggcgctgCGCGAATCGGCGATGATGCGCGAGGACTGGCTCACCGACGAGTGTCTCAAGTTCATCGATCAAAAtgcgagcgacgtcgtctatTCGGACGCTTTCTTGGATttaaatgaagacgacgttatCGCCATCGTTCAACGAGACACGATCGTCTTGGAAGAGATCGACATTTTCAACGCGGTCGTTCGCTGGGGCGAAGCGATGCGCGCGCAgtttcgtgacgtcaacgccatggcaacgacgacgacggttgtCGTTCCCACGTTGGACGTCGTACTAAAGCGCGTTTTGCCGCACGTGCGTCTCGCCCAAATAGGTCCCGGTGACTTGTTGCGCGTCGTGAAGCCGAGCAACGTTTTTCCACTGGAAACTCTCTTTCAG GTGATGGCCTATCATGCGGCTCCAGCTGAAGTCGAGCACACGGACATCATGTACGAACCACGACGCAAGCCTtttatcgtcgtcaacgctACGGATCACTCCGGCGGCACGTACGGCGCCGGCGTGCGACAGTTCACCTACACGCCGCCCAAGGGACGGGGAAATCCGATCATTTACGTTGGGAAGTGCGAAGACAACGCCGGAAGTCAGTACACGTTGAACGATTTGCCGGCTGGCGTTTACTACGTCTGGGTCTACTGCATCGATTTGCCGCACAATTTCAACTGTCGTTCCTACGGGTCGTGGGACAATCATACTGTCACATGGTCGGCGGAGTCCGACGGAAATGCATTTGCTTCGCCCACGTGGCTGCGCGGACGACCGCAGAAATTGACTGCGGGAACGCACACGTGGAAGTTTGGAGCCAAACCGGACGGTGGCTACTTCACTGTTGGTTGGACTCAATTGATATTCACCACGAATCCCAACTTTGAGCCGGAAGCGCGACTGTACGTATGA
- the LOC136200214 gene encoding N-acetylgalactosamine-6-sulfatase-like, translated as MRGVASFCFALAVLCGRSAAKPNIVIIFADDLGWGDLSCYGHPTIATPNLDQMAREGIRFTQFYTANAICTPSRAALLTGRLPVRSGMYGTWNNSATNVMTQVLHADGTGNLPKNETTLPAQLKAGGHYHSKIIGKWHLGIQPDSWPLAYGFDEFFGTPMMHGPNEGNQSVFPDMQLINNTKVVGRLYKDIDIHMLNIQYIEAAVSYIKTRAADDSTPFFLYFAPDNTHIPLFASPRFQNTSARGLYGDCVQELDYGVGQVLTTIKQLGIENNTFVFFTSDNGPDRRPDVCKSLPGEYCDPTTGGSAGLLRGGKSTTWEGGIREPGIGWWPGVIKPGQVTMEIGSVMDLFGTAMGIAGIPLPSDRVMDTVSLLPTLEGKGPSRDHLFHWRGNKLMAVRLGPYKAHFYTEGELEWNSPPLQEHNPPILYHIEHDPSENYPIDKQSPDYAPTMEAIKNLVASHLGNLTYGTPQMNICDKHECLWRPDLPVPPSKPYNCCQDPCSTW; from the exons ATGAGAGGAgtcgcgtcgttttgctTTGCTCTCGCCGTCCTTTGCGGGAGATCGGCGGCGAAGCCCAACATTGTTATAATATTTGCAGATGACC TGGGATGGGGCGATCTCTCTTGCTACGGTCACCCGACCATAGCCACACCCAATCTCGATCAGATGGCTCGCGAAGGAATACGTTTTACGCA ATTTTATACGGCGAATGCGATCTGCACGCCGTCGCGTGCCGCTCTCCTGACCGGTCGACTTCCCGTTCGCTCGGGAATGTACGGAACGTGGAATAATTCGGCGACAAACGTCATGACGCAAGTTCTTCACGCCGACGGCACGGGCAACCTGCCcaagaacgagacgacgctTCCCGCCCAGCTCAAGGCTGGCGGTCACTATCATTCGAAAATCATTGGTAAATGGCACTTGGGAATACAGCCGGATTCGTGGCCTCTCGCGTACGGATTTGACGAGTTCTTTGGCACTCCCATGATGCATGGACCCAATGAAGGAAATCAG AGCGTATTTCCGGACATGCAGCTTATTAACAATACCAAG GTTGTTGGGCGTCTTTACAAAGATATTGACATCCACATGCTCAATATACAGTATATTGAA GCAGCTGTGAGTTACATCAAAACCAGAGCTGCGGACGATTCTAC TCCGTTCTTTCTCTACTTTGCGCCGGACAACACGCACATTCCTCTCTTTGCGTCGCCTCGATTTCAAAACACGAGCGCCCGAGGTCTCTACGGCGATTGCGTTCAGGAACTCGACTACGGCGTCGGTCAAGTCCTGACAACGATCAAACAATTGGGAATCG AGAACAACacgttcgtcttcttcacatCAGACAACGGACCAGACAG ACGTCCTGACGTTTGCAAGTCATTGCCTGGCGAATATTGCGATCCGACGACCGGCGGATCGGCGGGTCTACTTCGCggcggaaaatcgacgacgtgggaGGGTGGAATACGCGAGCCGGGCATAGGGTGGTGGCCGGGCGTCATTAAACCCGGTCAAGTGACAATGGAGATTGGATCCGTCATGGATCTCTTTG GTACTGCAATGGGCATTGCTGGAATTCCGCTTCCGTCAGATCGCGTTATGGATACCGTATCTCTTCTTCCAACTTTGGAAGGAAAA GGTCCCTCACGAGATCACCTCTTTCATTGGCGAGGCAATAAACTTATGGCCGTCAGACTCGGCCCCTACAAG GCTCATTTTTACACAGAAGGCGAACTGGAGTGGAATAGTCCGCCGCTTCAAGAACACAATCCTCCTATTCTCTATCACATTGAACATGACCCATCAGAGAACTATCCCATTGACAAACAGAGTCCCGACTATGCACCGACGATGGAAGCTATTAAAAAT CTCGTTGCGTCACATTTGGGAAATCTGACGTACGGAACTCCGCAGATGAATATTTGCGACAAGCACGAGTGCTTGTGGCGCCCAGATCTGCCCGTGCCGCCGTCCAAGCCATACAACTGCTGCCAGGATCCCTGTTCCACTTGGTAG
- the LOC136183907 gene encoding archaemetzincin-1-like: MKKKARKKEEASIPFVRGFRRPTPLKCARALGYEKETPPKEYDVGENFFRPIPDPKSIDDWLAQYNEEGQTYDDFLDENPWLSSRKRRGLKQKFNSAGKTIRETFPEGKIYLLPLGDFSVEPSPRFDLLIDYAEKFFQIPVRSLPAVELKQSGANAYRWVDDDEQPPLAKKRRQSARLQDVQCRIDKNSGHVQLNVDGVLKKLKGILPKDALCLIALTMFDLYDDEPDLFVAGMAGGLSRVAVFSFHRYDPTLAFSSEFWYDLWQEKRMPMKERKRLILQRSCKLLVHEAAHLLGVDHCIFYDCCMNGSGHLDEDFQQSMHLCPVDLRKLAHLCGFDVVQRYEELLLFFDRNRLADEATWVRRRLAFLNDTP; this comes from the exons atgaagaagaaagcgcgTAAAAAGGAGGAAGCCAGTATTCCTTTTGTCAGAggctttcgtcgtccgacgcCACTGAAATGCGCTAGAGCACTAGGATATGAAAAGGAAACTCCACCAAAAGAATACGATGTAGGCGAGAATTTCTTTCGTCCCATACCCGACCcgaagtcgatcgacgactgGCTCGCTCAGTACAACGAAGAAGGGCAAACatacgacgattttcttgaTGAAAATCCGTGGCTCTCCTCGCGAAAGAGACGCGGACTCAAGCAGAAGTTCAATTCAGCGGGAAAAACCATACGGGAAACGTTTCCCGAAGGGAAAATTTATCTCCTTCCTCTGGGCGACTTTTCCGTCGAACCGAGTCCCCGATTCGATCTTTTAATTGATTACGCggagaaattttttcag ATCCCAGTGCGCTCACTTCCTGCAGTTGAATTGAAGCAGAGCGGCGCCAATGCGTATAGATGGGTTGATGATGACGAGCAACCGCCATTAgcaaaaaagcgacgtcaatCTGCTAGGCTACAGGACGTTCAATGCCGCATTGACAAGAATTCGGGTCACGTGCAACTCAACGTTGATGGAGTgctcaaaaaattgaaaggaATTCTCCCGAAGGACGCCCTCTGCTTAATCGCTTTGACCATGTTTGATTTGTATGATGACGAACCGGATTTATTTGTCGCTGGAATGGCAGGCGGGCTCAGTCGAGTCGCT GTGTTTAGCTTTCATCGATACGATCCGACACTCGCATTCTCGAGCGAGTTCTGGTACGACCTTTGGCAGGAGAAGCGAATGCCTATgaaggaaagaaagcgcCTAATATTGCAG AGAAGCTGCAAGCTTCTGGTGCACGAAGCGGCGCATCTCCTTGGCGTTGATCACTGCATTTTCTACGACTGTTGCATGAATGGGTCTGGACACTTGGATGAAGACTTTC AACAATCGATGCACCTCTGTCCTGTAGACCTTCGCAAATTGGCTCATCTTTGTGGTTTTGATGTTGTTCAGCGATACGAGGAA TTGCTCTTGTTCTTTGACCGAAATCGCTTGGCAGATGAGGCAACCTGGGTCAGAAGGAGACTAGCATTTTTGAATGACACGCCTTGA
- the LOC136183906 gene encoding cytochrome b-c1 complex subunit 2, mitochondrial-like, translated as MAFSIFPRFQALQWTLGRSAYRAFAAAVGVPMSDPIPDTPSSEPFAKPPSEGVKISKLDNGFTVTSLETHSPVAKVALLVKAGSRYEAAESLGVTHHLRATAFMATKDRTAFRVSREIDHLGGNLSASSTRDHFIYSAECLREYVEPVVDTLANVSLDPIFQPWEVADQTRLVQLELAMAAQSPHVGIVEDLHKAAFRSTLGNSLYCLPHVVGRINPDQLRSHVSSHFHPDRMVLAGIGVNHDELLKLALASFGRTSTSFHGSDVASKYYGGEIRTETNSDLVHAALVSEGASFVGDDYFAVGVLQRVLGVTPFIKWGSNTASSRVNKAASDAAGGSPAMASGFNAAHSDSGLFGLYVVCYAENAGKVIKAAVGEFASAAMGNISEEEVTRAKNQFKANILMDNEDSSSLLFDIGTQVILRKSYTNAQAAADAVDKVTKDQVIKVAKRIFNGKPTFVARGKLHQTPYLDELR; from the exons ATGGCTTTTTCTATCTTTCCTCGTTTCCAAGCGCTACAATGGACGCTAGGAA GATCAGCATATCGCGCGTTTGCCGCTGCTGTAGGCGTTCCAATGAGCGACCCAATTCCCGACACACCGTCGTCGGAACCCTTTGCCAAACCGCCATCGGAAGGAGTCAAA ATATCGAAACTGGACAACGGATTCACcgtgacgtcgctcgaaacGCACTCTCCCGTCGCCAAAGTGGCTCTGCTCGTGAAAGCGGGCAGTCGTTACGAGGCGGCCGAGTCGCTGGGAGTGACTCACCATCTCAGAGCGACCGCTTTTATG GCTACGAAGGATAGAACGGCTTTTCGCGTTAGTAGAGAGATAGATCATCTTGGAGGAAATCTGAG TGCTAGTTCAACTAGAGACCACTTTATCTATTCGGCGGAGTGTTTGAGGGAATACGT tgAACCTGTAGTCGATACATTGGCAAACGTTTCACTTGATCCTATCTTCCAGCCGTGGGAG GTGGCCGATCAAACCCGTTTGGTCCAGCTGGAATTGGCCATGGCAGCTCAATCACCCCACGTCG GAATAGTAGAGGATCTCCACAAGGCTGCATTCAG ATCAACGTTGGGCAACTCGCTCTACTGTCTGCCTCACGTAGTGGGAAGAATTAATCCCGATCAA CTTCGTTCCCACGTGTCCTCTCACTTTCATCCAGATCGCATGGTCCTGGCCGGCATTGGCGTGAATCATGACGAGCTCCTCAAGCTCGCCTTAGCCTCATTTGGCCGCACCTCGACGAGTTTCCACGGatccgacgtcgcgtcgaagtactacggcggcgaaattcgAACGGAGACCAATTCGGATTTGGTTCACGCCGCTCTCGTCTCCGAAGGAGCGAG TTTCGTAGGAGACGATTATTTTGCCGTTGGCGTTCTCCAG AGAGTTCTCGGCGTGACTCCTTTTATCAAATGGGGAAGCAACACCGCTTCGTCCAG GGTCAACAAAGCGGCGTCGGATGCGGCCGGAGGAAGTCCCGCAATG GCGTCTGGTTTCAATGCCGCTCACTCGGATAGCGGTCTGTTTGGCTTGTACGTCGTTTGCTATGCAGAAAACGCGGGGAAG GTAATCAAAGCGGCTGTCGGCGAATTTGCGTCTGCAGCGATGGGGAATATATCGGAGGAGGAAGTGACGCGAGCAAA GAACCAGTTCAAGGCGAACATACTAATGGACAACgaagattcgtcgtcgcttctgtTTGACATCGGAACGCAGGTAATTCTACGCAAGTCGTACACGAATGCCCAAGCGGctgccgacgccgtcgacaaaGTGACAAAAGATCAAGTCATCAAG GTTGCCAAGCGAATTTTCAACGGAAAGCCAACTTTCGTCGCGAGAGGAAAACTCCATCAGACCCCATACCTCGACGAATTGAGGTAG